The region TGAAAGAGATAATAAATAGAGCAAATCAATTAAAATATTCTTCATTAAAATATTTAGAGAAAGAGGACATAGCTAATTTAGATTTATACATAAATAAAAATGATTCTATCTTTTTTTATTCAATCATTAGCGATACTGCAAAAGTAGATTGGGCAGCTAATACGAAAAGTGTTTTCTTGAATGGATTAAGAGATTTAATAGATAAACTGAGAGAAAATAAAACTATAAATAAAGTGCATATTGAGTTTATTCCTCCTGAGTTTGTATCTGATATGGAAAAAGAGGGTTTTATAATAGTGAGTGAATGGATAGATTTCTGGTATAATAATCTAGAAGAAAAAGATATTCAATTAGCTGATAATTTAACAATAAGAGAAATTAAAGATAATGAATATGAAAGTGCAGCATTAGTCACTCAATCCTGTAAAGACTTTTCCAGGGGATACACAGGAGAAACTAGTGAGTGGATTAAAGATTGGAATGGAAATGATGATTCTATTGTTTTTCTTGCAGAAAAAGAAAAAAGTATTGTTGGAGTTTGTTGTGCTAATTTATATGGCTTTGACAGGGAAGACGGTCCAATTATGTGGCTGAGGGAACTTGCAGTGCATCCAGAATATCATTCTCAAAAGATTGGCTTAAATTTGATGTCTTATGCAATTAAGTGGGGAATAACGAAGGGAGCTAAACGTAGTTTTCTAGCCTGTGATGAAGATAATAAAAAAGCTATTAAATTATATGAGGGCATTGGGTATCAAAGAAATTCAGAGAGAGGTCAGATTAATATGGAATCGAATTCCCTTCTGAATATTAATTAATTCAATCTGGAATAATAACATAGTAAAGACGAAAGGAGAATTTACTATGTTTAATCCATTTGAACAGACACCAATGAAAATTGAAGATAACTTTATGGACTGGTC is a window of Halanaerobiaceae bacterium ANBcell28 DNA encoding:
- a CDS encoding GNAT family N-acetyltransferase encodes the protein MKEIINRANQLKYSSLKYLEKEDIANLDLYINKNDSIFFYSIISDTAKVDWAANTKSVFLNGLRDLIDKLRENKTINKVHIEFIPPEFVSDMEKEGFIIVSEWIDFWYNNLEEKDIQLADNLTIREIKDNEYESAALVTQSCKDFSRGYTGETSEWIKDWNGNDDSIVFLAEKEKSIVGVCCANLYGFDREDGPIMWLRELAVHPEYHSQKIGLNLMSYAIKWGITKGAKRSFLACDEDNKKAIKLYEGIGYQRNSERGQINMESNSLLNIN